In Corythoichthys intestinalis isolate RoL2023-P3 chromosome 11, ASM3026506v1, whole genome shotgun sequence, a single genomic region encodes these proteins:
- the si:ch211-175m2.5 gene encoding uncharacterized protein si:ch211-175m2.5, with translation MASIFVRRLFLVSTHLTAPRSGCLLLAKRAEETAAGARRFCNDPPERISRYPVPSKKDLPYDIVELMQEVETKGGFLPNVFKVLSHRPGEFRAFFSYYNELMNKETGGLTKADRELIVVATSMYNKCLYCVVSHSALHRIYSKNPTLSDQVVVNYENAALQPRERTMLDFAMAICRADTITEKHFKSLEDVGFDSEDAWDIAAIAALFAMSNRLAHLTDMRPNQEFYNMGRIPRDKSKDEAGKQNK, from the exons ATGGCTAGCATCTTCGTTCGGAGGTTATTTCTGGTCTCCACTCACCTT ACAGCCCCGCGGTCGGGCTGTCTGCTTCTAGCCAAGCGAGCAGAGGAGACCGCCGCAGGGGCTAGACGTTTCTGCAATGATCCTCCGGAGAGAATCAGCCGTTATCCAGTTCCTTCTAAAAAAGACTTGCCATATGACATAGTGGAACTTATGCAGGAAGTCGAGACTAAG GGAGGATTCCTACCCAATGTTTTCAAAGTCCTTTCTCACAGACCTGGAGAGTTTCGAGCCTTCTTCTCCTATTACAATGAACTTATGAACAAGGAGACAG GTGGACTAACCAAGGCAGATCGTGAGCTGATTGTGGTGGCCACCAGCATGTATAATAAGTGTCTTTACTGTGTGGTTTCCCATAGTGCACTTCACCGCATCTACTCAAAGAACCCCACCCTCTCAGACCAG GTGGTCGTCAACTATGAGAACGCAGCGCTGCAACCGCGAGAGCGCACTATGTTGGACTTTGCAATGGCCATTTGCCGTGCAGACACCATTACAGAAAAGCACTTTAAGTCTTTAGAGGACGTAGGCTTCGACAGCGAGGATGCCTGGGACATTGCTGCCATTGCAGCCTTATTTGCCATGTCTAATCGGCTCGCCCACCTTACTGACATGCGACCAAACCAGGAGTTTTACAACATGGGCCGCATACCGCGGGACAAGAGCAAAGACGAAGCAGGCAAACAGAACAAGTGA